The proteins below come from a single Sorghum bicolor cultivar BTx623 chromosome 4, Sorghum_bicolor_NCBIv3, whole genome shotgun sequence genomic window:
- the LOC8076098 gene encoding uncharacterized protein LOC8076098 isoform X1, which produces MTGSSKKHELKSKKTISKQKNTQSRRQKKLKAYDLSALSEFLPEPAALEQKTEAKLNCKSRQTLVLQEAAHLKAVLDNLQFQLDPFAVIHQHLLATQPPAAAKGDAMRQGKDSKKEKRRGKKGASSSSQAMDI; this is translated from the exons AT GACTGGGTCATCTAAGAAGCATGAGCTCAAATCTAAGAAGACTATCAGTAAG CAGAAAAATACACAGAGTCGGCGTCAGAAGAAACTGAAAGCATATGATCTCTCGGCACTGTCAGAGTTCCTCCCAGAACCAGCTGCACTAGAGCAGAAGACTGAAGCAAAGCTGAACTGCAAGTCAAGACAGACATTAGT GCTACAGGAGGCTGCTCATCTCAAGGCTGTACTGGACAACCTGCAGTTCCAGCTTGACCCATTTGCTGTGATCCATCAGCATCTGCTAGCAACACAGCCACCTGCAGCTGCAAAGGGCGATGCCATGAGGCAGGGGaaggactccaagaaagagaaaaggAGGGGGAAGAAGGGCGCATCATCAAGCTCTCAAGCAATGGATATCTGA
- the LOC8074680 gene encoding uncharacterized protein LOC8074680, with translation MADDDLATESANSPGGGASGRVRTGRLPAEQGERIAALVRELRGGRNHVAVETSTASYAGLDSGSAAHDAAALVRELRGGRNDVAVESYAASYAGLDSGTAAHDATALVRELRSGRNDVAVEASAASYAGLDSSTAAHDAVVGTPVAIVSAATPSVANCDVPVGGQKDAEQAQGAGASGRMCTLPDLPDSGLRRVADRLPAEEGERFAALVRELRGGPNHVAVEFSAATYAWLYNRTAAHDAVVGIPTEHYSASPPGVSRSAGKVAQDVPGSNSKEDEGDGIDRLSDLPNDIISDIVARLPLKEAVRTHVLSRRWLSLPALPPRRSLADVLFADMELTDSDGDEDAITIGVTLDQADRFTELPDHIICSILCRVPLVDAIRTCVLGRRWREVWTCLPCLTLDDMAVGDAGVMRFLDFVDGVLARSTDMKIQRLILNVTDPDNVDGARLAAWSAQAAESVRGPVFFKLDISADFLQGETVFEMPNQALADSITVFISHPEEIAFRVRLTANGQFASLTRLVLVGTRFKADDNGRSISDIVSKDCPVLNSLRLEDVRGVFLLHLDSASLIDLRAVLVSDLTGVELTTQSLNRIHFAYCFVGKEATTLTVSKHNLKEVVWNDTWPVHSHFGAVEMLEKLMVYRQNNPQNLKRVISQFSLTSVKTLCVSVSTDEDMQEVKTEVQSMRIPRYCVLVIQLSENEEGQ, from the exons ATGGCGGACGACGATCTCGCCACCGAGAGCGCGAATTCGCCGGGAGGTGGCGCGAGCGGGAGGGTTCGCACGGGTCGACTCCCCGCCGAGCAAGGCGAGAGGATCGCCGCGCTCGTCCGGGAACTGCGCGGCGGCCGCAACCACGTCGCCGTGGAGACCTCCACCGCGAGCTACGCGGGCCTGGACAGCGGCAGCGCGGCTCACGACGCCGCCGCGCTCGTCCGGGAACTGCGCGGCGGCCGCAACGACGTCGCCGTCGAGTCCTACGCCGCGAGCTACGCGGGTCTGGACAGCGGGACCGCGGCTCACGACGCCACCGCGCTCGTCCGGGAACTGCGCAGCGGCCGCAACGACGTCGCcgtcgaggcctccgccgcgagCTACGCGGGTCTGGACAGCAGCACCGCGGCTCACGACGCCGTGGTCGGAACCCCCGTGGCAATCGTCTCCGCTGCGACACCTAGCGTCGCGAACTGTGACGTTCCCGTCGGCGGCCAGAAGGACGCCGAGCAGGCTCAGGGAGCTGGCGCGAGCGGGAGGATGTGCACCCTCCCCGACCTACCGGACAGCGGGCTCCGTCGCGTGGCGGATCGACTTCCCGCCGAGGAAGGCGAGAGGTTCGCCGCGCTCGTCCGCGAATTGCGCGGCGGCCCCAACCACGTCGCCGTGGAGTTCTCCGCCGCCACCTACGCGTGGCTGTACAACAGAACCGCGGCTCACGACGCCGTGGTCGGGATCCCCACCGAGCACTACTCTGCTTCGCCCCCTGGCGTTTCCCGCTCCGCGGGGAAGGTCGCGCAAGACGTCCCCGGCAGCAATTCGAAGGAGGACGAGGGGGACGGGATAGATCGGCTCAGCGATCTCCCTAACGACATCATCTCCGACATCGTTGCACGCCTCCCGCTCAAGGAGGCTGTTCGTACCCACGTTCTGTCAAGGCGCTGGCTCTCACTTCCGGCCTTGCCACCGCGCCGGTCGCTCGCCGATGTCCTGTTTGCTGACATGGAGCTCACCGACAGCGACGGCGACGAGGACGCCATCACAATCGGCGTTACTCTTGACCAGGCGGATCGATTCACTGAACTTCCCGATCATATCATCTGCTCGATACTATGCCGTGTGCCTCTGGTGGATGCTATCCGGACATGTGTGCTTGGGAGGCGATGGCGCGAGGTATGGACATGCTTACCTTGTCTCACTTTGGATGACATGGCCGTGGGAGATGCGGGCGTGATGAGGTTCCTCGATTTTGTCGACGGAGTGCTGGCGAGATCCACGGACATGAAGATACAGCGACTCATCCTGAACGTAACCGACCCCGACAACGTCGACGGCGCCCGGCTCGCGGCATGGAGTGCCCAAGCCGCGGAGAGCGTTAGAGGTCCGGTCTTCTTCAAGCTTGATATCAGCGCCGACTTCTTGCAAGGCGAGACAGTGTTTGAGATGCCCAATCAGGCACTAGCAGACTCTATCACTGTCTTCATATCACATCCGGAGGAGATCGCTTTCAGGGTACGCCTCACCGCTAATGGTCAGTTTGCTTCATTGACTCGCCTGGTTCTCGTTGGGACAAGATTCAAGGCTGATGATAATGGGAGGTCGATTAGTGACATTGTGTCCAAGGACTGCCCAGTGCTCAACAGCCTTCGATTGGAGGACGTCAGAGGTGTTTTCTTGCTTCACCTCGACTCAGCTTCCCTGATAGACCTAAGAGCAGTGTTGGTGAGTGATCTTACCGGAGTGGAGCTTACAACCCAAAGCCTCAACAGAATCCATTTTGCTTACTGCTTTGTTGGCAAAGAAGCCACAACACTAACGGTCTCTAAGCATAACCTTAAGGAAGTGGTCTGGAATGACACTTGGCCTGTTCACAGTCACTTTGGCGCAGTAGAGATGCTGGAAAAGCTCATGGTCTATCGCCAGAACAACCCACAAAACCTGAAGAGGGTCATTTCCCAGTTCAGTTTGACAAGTGTCAAGACACTTTGTGTTAGTGTTTCCACAGATGAG GATATGCAGGAAGTGAAGACCGAGGTTCAGTCTATGAGGATACCGCGATACTGTGTGCTTGTGATTCAGCTGTCGGAGAATGAAGAGGGCCAGTGA
- the LOC8074678 gene encoding early nodulin-like protein 2: MAKSSSYGLWLACFAIATAVAGGTQFMVGGANGWSVRTAGAEPFNTWATRTRFQIGDSLVFVYPKDQDSVLLVEPADYNACNTSSYVKKFDDGDTVVTLARSGPLFFISGVEANCRANEKLIVMVLATRSNGTAPAPSTAPPPASPASPPPVSSTTPPPSSSPAPPTKAPTTASPPALLPPAGSAPTKTPSTPPPASSSPPAPSASSPAPASSTSTPPPPSASSPAPSAHGATANSTGTPSSPPAGASKDKNGAALTVATGLASSFGACILGYAMLAL; this comes from the exons ATGGCGAAGTCAAGTAGCTACGGcctttggcttgcttgctttGCCATTGCCACTGCAGTCGCCGGCGGAACGCAGTTCATGGTCGGCGGCGCCAATGGCTGGAGCGTGCGCACCGCCGGCGCGGAGCCCTTCAATACTTGGGCGACGCGGACGAGGTTTCAGATCGGAGACTCCCTAG TGTTCGTGTACCCCAAGGACCAGGACTCGGTGCTGCTGGTGGAGCCGGCGGACTACAACGCCTGCAACACGTCGTCGTACGTGAAGAAGTTCGACGACGGCGACACCGTGGTCACGCTCGCCCGCTCCGGCCCGCTCTTCTTCATCAGCGGCGTCGAGGCCAACTGCCGCGCCAACGAGAAGCTCATCGTCATGGTCCTCGCCACCCGTAGCAACGGCACCGCGCCGGCTCCGagcacggcgccgccgccggcgtcacCGGCGTCGccccctcctgtcagctccaCCACCCCGCCCCCGTCGTCGTCGCCCGCTCCGCCTACTAAGGCCCCGACCACCGCGTCGCCACCGGCGCTGCTGCCGCCCGCCGGCTCTGCTCCCACCAAGACACCGAGCACGCCGCCGCCCGCATCGTCGTCGCCCCCTGCTCCGAGCGCGTCGTCGCCTGCTCCGGCGTCGTCAACGTCAACCCCACCGCCGCCCTCGGCGAGCTCCCCGGCTCCGAGCGCGCATGGGGCGACGGCTAACTCGACGGGCACGCCATCGTCGCCTCCCGCCGGCGCCTCCAAGGACAAGAACGGCGCCGCCCTCACGGTGGCCACAGGCTTGGCCAGCTCCTTCGGGGCCTGCATCCTTGGCTACGCCATGCTTGCTCTCTGA
- the LOC8076101 gene encoding mavicyanin has product MASSSSCGLGLACFVLLAASVGATQYKVGGDNGWAVPDATAESFNTWAEKTSFQIGDSLLFVYPKDKDSVLLVEPADYNTCNTSSYDKQFTDGSTSVTLDRAGAFFFISGVEANCRASEKLIVMVGSGGASAPAPAAQQGSGSPSPSTSAPAPSNGAPVPPASPKAPAAKNSTAKGAPPAAGSNSNGAGAGLAVAGFVASVAGCVAYATLAF; this is encoded by the exons ATGGCGAGCTCATCATCTTGCGGTCTGGGGCTGGCCTGCTTCGTGCTCCTGGCGGCATCCGTCGGCGCCACGCAGTACAAGGTCGGCGGCGACAATGGCTGGGCCGTGCCGGACGCCACCGCCGAGTCCTTCAACACCTGGGCGGAGAAGACCAGCTTCCAGATCGGCGACAGCCTCT TGTTCGTGTACCCCAAGGACAAGGACTCGGTGCTGCTGGTGGAGCCGGCGGACTACAACACCTGCAACACCTCCTCCTACGACAAGCAGTTCACCGACGGCAGCACGTCCGTCACGCTCGACCGCGCCggcgccttcttcttcatcagcgGCGTCGAGGCCAACTGCCGCGCCAGCGAGAAGCTCATCGTCATGgtcggcagcggcggcgccagcGCGCCAGCCCCGGCCGCCCAGCAGGGCTCCGGCTCTCCCTCGCCGTCGACGTCCGCGCCTGCTCCCTCCAACGGCGCTCCGGTGCCGCCGGCCTCGCCCAAGGCCCCCGCCGCCAAGAACTCCACGGCCAAGGGCGCCCCTCCGGCCGCCGGCAGCAATAGCAACGGCGCTGGTGCTGGGCTCGCCGTGGCAGGCTTCGTCGCCTCGGTTGCAGGCTGCGTTGCCTACGCCACGCTTGCCTTCTGA
- the LOC8076100 gene encoding uncharacterized protein LOC8076100 encodes MGRNPTNRRPPIMGTDPGAGAGAGDEAADPDRISGLPDHLLHDILIRLPGTADAARTSTLSRRWRRVWTHTPVISLDYRCEFEPASPGGRVPDRVDAALAAHAAGTGTGVVSLSLSRLEITLRFESLNHLRTDRIAAWLHVAAQHLAGELRITLPFCYHSAIADGEGLGEVLLPVCERATSISLDLSYRTLRFALPPAGAGAGAGGVFFKALATLTIRLACLHARDLEAAVSSSRCPCLKKLVIEWIRLQQDDDDGGDGDGACDLSIRSDSLEWLEISYAVRHYGRLHVHAPNLETFHACITCDLCVLAPNKLSEVRWWNSDDHAYDSSRHHLARAGHQLRRLGVGADSSGLALMRQFNTVDELDLTVNLKRGVEEYERFLKYTDTLARCNVLLVRFRMIEHGFQPAMLHLLRKCAGVPRLVVQLSDRLDGYPYPCKVSSGCPCSRLENCKTQNVVLDSLEEIVINDHGCVDHKAELVRLLCRCSTRFHKKVAITVSHSGRTDDLRNKILSICPPNNKTEITIQQCT; translated from the exons ATGGGGAGGAACCCGACGAATCGAAGACCCCCGATCATGGGGACAGAtcccggagccggagccggagccggagacGAGGCGGCAGATCCTGACCGCATCAGCGGCCTCCCCGACCACCTCCTCCACGACATCCTGATCCGCCTCCCGGGCACCGCCGACGCGGCGCGCACGAGCACCCTCTCCCGCCGCTGGCGCCGCGTCTGGACTCACACCCCCGTGATCTCCCTCGACTACAGGTGCGAGTTCGAGCCGGCGTCCCCGGGCGGCCGCGTGCCCGACCGTGTCGACGCCGCCCTGGCCGCGCACGCCGCCGGGACCGGGACGGGGGTCGTCAGCCTCAGCCTCAGCCGCCTCGAGATCACCCTGCGGTTCGAAAGCTTGAACCACCTGCGCACGGACCGCATCGCTGCGTGGCTGCACGTCGCCGCGCAGCACCTTGCGGGGGAGCTCCGGATCACGCTGCCGTTCTGCTACCACAGCGCCATTGCCGACGGCGAAGGCCTCGGCGAGGTCCTTCTTCCCGTGTGCGAGAGGGCCACGTCCATCAGCCTCGACCTGAGCTATCGCACCCTGCGGTTCGCGCTGCCccccgccggagccggagccggagcaggCGGCGTGTTCTTCAAGGCGCTGGCCACGCTGACGATACGGTTGGCCTGCCTCCACGCCCGCGACCTGGAAGCCGCCGTGTCGTCGTCTCGCTGCCCGTGCCTCAAGAAACTCGTGATCGAGTGGATCAGGCTGCagcaggacgacgacgacggcggcgacggcgacggagcTTGTGACCTATCCATACGCTCCGACTCACTGGAGTGGCTCGAGATCTCCTACGCCGTGCGACACTACGGCCGGCTCCATGTCCACGCCCCAAATCTCGAGACGTTTCATGCGTGCATCACTTGTGACTTGTGCGTGCTTGCCCCGAATAAGCTCTCGGAGGTGCGCTGGTGGAACAGCGACGACCATGCCTATGACTCGAGCCGCCATCATCTTGCACGCGCCGGACACCAACTCCGGCGCCTAGGGGTAGGAGCCGATTCGTCTGGCCTCGCTTTGATGCGGCAGTTCAACACGGTTGACGAGCTGGACCTCACTGTAAACCTTAAGCGG GGTGTAGAAGAATACGAGAGATTTCTAAAGTACACGGATACACTTGCCAGGTGTAATGTTTTGCTGGTAAGATTTAGGATGATAGAACATGGCTTTCAGCCAGCTATGCTACACCTTCTCCGGAAATGTGCTGGTGTACCAAGGCTCGTGGTGCAGCTGAGCGACAGACTG GATGGATACCCCTACCCATGCAAGGTGTCATCAGGATGTCCATGTAGCCGACTAGAGAACTGCAAGACACAGAATGTTGTATTGGATTCACTTGAAGAAATTGTAATAAACGACCATGGATGCGTTGACCATAAAGCCGAACTTGTGAGGCTATTGTGTCGATGCAGCACAAGATTTCATAAAAAGGTGGCCATTACCGTCTCGCACAGTGGACGAACAGATGATCTCCGTAATAAGATTCTTAGTATTTGTCCTCCAAACAACAAAACTGAAATCACTATACAGCAGTGCACGTGA
- the LOC8074677 gene encoding CRIB domain-containing protein RIC10, translating to MAIKMKGIFKGLKIFSQMFVHKEHEMEIGYPTDVKHVAHIGLGTSDTSPSWMAEFKGTDDLSAGSVSTAAQSRQTSWASADFEQPRSMLPIEMFQDSRPGQENPDMARGQRKAKRKKKNRASSPASSARSSSSRSRASFATAYDAFSESQRGFRVA from the exons ATGGCGATAAAGATGAAGGGGATCTTCAAAGGACTGAAGATATTTTCTCAAATGTTTG TGCATAAGGAACATGAGATGGAGATTGGGTACCCTACAGATGTAAAGCATGTGGCCCACATAGGTCTGGGCACCAGTGACACATCTCCAAGCTGG ATGGCTGAATTCAAGGGGACAGATGATTTATCAGCAGGCTCTGTGAGCACAGCCGCGCAGTCAAGGCAGACTTCTTGGGCCTCTGCAG ACTTCGAGCAGCCAAGAAGCATGCTGCCcattgagatgttccaggacagCAGGCCCGGGCAAGAGAACCCAGACATGGCAAGGGGGCAGAGGAAggcgaagaggaagaagaagaacaggGCGTCGTCGCCTGCTTCGTCAGCAAGGTCATCTTCCTCGAGGTCCAGAGCCTCATTTGCGACGGCGTACGATGCCTTCAGCGAGTCCCAGAGAGGGTTCCGGGTCGCCTGA
- the LOC8076098 gene encoding uncharacterized protein LOC8076098 isoform X2, which translates to MTGSSKKHELKSKKTISKKNTQSRRQKKLKAYDLSALSEFLPEPAALEQKTEAKLNCKSRQTLVLQEAAHLKAVLDNLQFQLDPFAVIHQHLLATQPPAAAKGDAMRQGKDSKKEKRRGKKGASSSSQAMDI; encoded by the exons AT GACTGGGTCATCTAAGAAGCATGAGCTCAAATCTAAGAAGACTATCAGTAAG AAAAATACACAGAGTCGGCGTCAGAAGAAACTGAAAGCATATGATCTCTCGGCACTGTCAGAGTTCCTCCCAGAACCAGCTGCACTAGAGCAGAAGACTGAAGCAAAGCTGAACTGCAAGTCAAGACAGACATTAGT GCTACAGGAGGCTGCTCATCTCAAGGCTGTACTGGACAACCTGCAGTTCCAGCTTGACCCATTTGCTGTGATCCATCAGCATCTGCTAGCAACACAGCCACCTGCAGCTGCAAAGGGCGATGCCATGAGGCAGGGGaaggactccaagaaagagaaaaggAGGGGGAAGAAGGGCGCATCATCAAGCTCTCAAGCAATGGATATCTGA